In Comamonadaceae bacterium OTU4NAUVB1, one DNA window encodes the following:
- the kdpB gene encoding potassium-transporting ATPase subunit KdpB yields the protein MSGSSSLSLFDAALVVPALRGAVAKLDPRVQWRNPVMFIVYVGSVLTTLLWVHALTHPEDGGMPPSFAGATAVWLWFTVLFANFAEALAEGRGKAQAASLRGLRQDTWARKLKTPRRDGGFLPVRASELRRDDVVWVEAGDVIPLDGEVIEGVAAVDESAITGESAPVVRESGGDFSAVTGGTRVLSDWLVVRVGVNPGESFLDRMIGMVETARRQRTPNEVALTVLLVALTLVFLMVTVTLLPFSVFAVGAMGAGTVVSLTALVALLVCLIPTTIGGLLAAVGVAGMSRMMQANVIATSGRAVEAAGDVDVLLLDKTGTITHGHRQADAFLPAPGVEPARLARVALLASLADETPEGRSIVELARRQGVSDAAVEGARPVAFTAHTRMSGADLPAASGAPGAPAGDGGTGALRKGAVAAVRRHVEALGGTMAPEVLRAAEDVARRGGTPLAVAEGARALGVVELKDIVKAGIRERFAELRAMGIRTIMITGDNPLTAAAIAAEAGVDDFLAEATPEDKLALIRRYQAEGRLVAMTGDGTNDAPALAQADVAVAMGSGTQAAKEAGNMVDLDSNPTKLLEVVETGKALLMTRGSLTTFSIANDVAKYFAIIPAIFVGTYPQLGALDVMRLGSPSSAILSAVIFNALVIVFLIPLALKGVRYRPVGAAALLRRNLAIYGLGGLVVPFAGIKLIDLLLVALGLA from the coding sequence ATGTCAGGCAGTTCGTCCCTTTCCCTGTTCGACGCGGCCCTGGTCGTCCCGGCGCTGCGCGGCGCGGTGGCCAAGCTCGATCCGCGCGTGCAGTGGCGCAATCCGGTCATGTTCATCGTCTACGTCGGCAGCGTGCTGACCACGCTGCTGTGGGTGCACGCGCTGACCCACCCGGAGGACGGCGGCATGCCGCCGTCCTTCGCCGGCGCCACCGCGGTGTGGCTGTGGTTCACGGTGCTGTTCGCCAATTTCGCCGAGGCGCTGGCCGAGGGGCGCGGCAAGGCGCAGGCGGCGTCGCTGCGCGGCCTGCGCCAGGACACCTGGGCGCGCAAGCTGAAGACGCCGCGCCGCGACGGCGGCTTCCTGCCGGTGCGCGCGAGCGAACTGCGCCGCGACGACGTCGTGTGGGTCGAGGCCGGCGACGTGATCCCGCTCGACGGCGAGGTGATCGAGGGCGTGGCCGCGGTCGACGAGAGCGCCATCACGGGCGAGTCGGCGCCGGTGGTGCGCGAGTCGGGCGGCGACTTCAGCGCCGTCACCGGCGGCACCCGCGTGCTGTCGGACTGGCTGGTGGTGCGCGTGGGCGTGAACCCGGGCGAATCGTTCCTCGACCGCATGATCGGCATGGTCGAGACCGCCCGGCGCCAGCGCACGCCCAACGAGGTCGCGCTGACCGTTCTGCTGGTGGCGCTGACGCTGGTGTTCCTGATGGTCACCGTCACGCTGCTGCCGTTCTCGGTCTTCGCCGTCGGCGCGATGGGCGCGGGCACGGTGGTGTCGCTGACCGCGCTGGTCGCGCTGCTGGTCTGCCTGATCCCCACGACCATCGGCGGGCTGCTGGCGGCCGTGGGCGTGGCCGGCATGAGCCGGATGATGCAGGCCAACGTGATCGCGACCTCGGGCCGCGCGGTCGAGGCGGCGGGCGACGTCGACGTGCTGCTGCTGGACAAGACCGGCACCATCACGCACGGCCACCGCCAGGCCGACGCCTTCCTGCCGGCCCCGGGCGTCGAGCCCGCGCGGCTGGCGCGCGTGGCGTTGCTGGCCTCGCTGGCCGACGAGACGCCCGAGGGCCGCAGCATCGTCGAGCTGGCGCGGCGCCAGGGCGTGTCGGACGCCGCGGTCGAGGGCGCGCGCCCGGTGGCCTTCACGGCCCACACGCGCATGAGCGGCGCCGACCTGCCGGCCGCGTCCGGCGCGCCCGGCGCGCCGGCGGGCGACGGCGGCACGGGGGCGTTGCGCAAGGGCGCGGTGGCGGCGGTGCGCCGGCACGTCGAGGCGCTCGGCGGCACGATGGCCCCCGAGGTCCTGCGCGCCGCCGAGGACGTCGCGCGGCGTGGCGGCACGCCGCTGGCCGTGGCCGAGGGCGCGCGCGCGCTGGGCGTCGTCGAGCTCAAGGACATCGTCAAGGCCGGCATCCGCGAGCGCTTCGCCGAACTGCGCGCGATGGGCATCCGCACCATCATGATCACCGGCGACAACCCGCTCACCGCCGCCGCCATCGCGGCGGAGGCCGGCGTCGACGACTTCCTGGCCGAGGCCACGCCCGAGGACAAGCTCGCGCTGATCCGCCGCTACCAGGCCGAGGGCCGCCTGGTCGCCATGACCGGCGACGGCACCAACGACGCCCCCGCGCTGGCCCAGGCCGACGTGGCGGTGGCCATGGGCAGCGGCACGCAGGCCGCCAAGGAGGCCGGCAACATGGTCGACCTCGACTCCAACCCGACCAAGCTGCTGGAGGTGGTGGAGACCGGCAAGGCGCTGCTGATGACGCGCGGCTCGCTCACCACCTTCTCCATCGCCAACGACGTGGCCAAGTACTTCGCCATCATCCCGGCGATCTTCGTGGGCACCTACCCGCAGCTCGGCGCGCTCGACGTGATGCGCCTGGGCAGCCCGTCGTCGGCCATCCTGAGCGCGGTGATCTTCAACGCGCTGGTGATCGTCTTCCTGATCCCGCTGGCGCTGAAGGGCGTGCGCTACCGGCCGGTGGGCGCGGCCGCGCTGCTGCGCCGCAACCTCGCCATCTACGGCCTGGGCGGCCTGGTGGTGCCCTTCGCCGGCATCAAGCTCATCGACCTCCTGCTGGTCGCGCTCGGCCTGGCCTAG
- a CDS encoding DUF4118 domain-containing protein yields MPEPLRPDPDALLAQWRGETARAARGRLRIYFGANAGVGKTWAMLVAARREHAAGRDVLIGVVETHGRAETAALLEGLARLPLREVARRGHALGEFDLDAALARRPEVLLVDELAHSNAPGSRHAKRWQDVRELLDAGIEVWSALNVQHLEGLNGTIGAITGVRVQETVPDRVLDEADEVVLVDVTPDELTARLAAGKVYLPAQAERAARNFFRKGNLIALREIALRRTAEHVEDDMRGWRVAQSGSASGDGAGEGGLQAWDTSGAILACVGPREDAAQTVRAAARLAARLNVRWHAAYVETPALQRLPAWRRDRILAVLELAGELGAATAVLTGADVARALAAEARRLNCATLVIGRPGAATGWRRAWPRASLARALARRAPSLDIVEAATAPDARRLAGRRTGAPEDAPDAPGGDTDGADAADGASGRRHGHVWAVVAAVAVTLVATPLSGVLEEVNIVMLFLLGVVGIAMRFGRGPAALAALLDVAAFDFFFVTPRWSFAISDVQYLVTFAVMLAVGLLVGQLTAGLRFTARVSASRERRAQSLFELTRELSGALEHAQVAALGAAAVQRHFGGAARVLVADAADRLVPPEPLPEGFDMGVAEWAFAQGRSAGLGTATLAAQPWHCVPLAAPMRVRGVLALRPARPRWLRIPEQARQLETLARQIAIALERVHYVEVAQRAVVEMESESLRNTLLAAISHDVRTPLTALVGLADSLQAPETETAGSPADRARAETARAIVAQARALHALVGNLLDMARLEAGGGAAVALRREWQSVEEVVGAAIRVARPALGERVVATDLAPDLPLVEFDAVLMERVLVNLLENAAKYGAPPIVIAAHATDAALVVAVRDHGPGLPPSMRGRAHALFDKFTRGQAESATPGVGLGLAICKAIVQAHGGTIAAADGAHGGAEFTLVLPRRAPPGVPEPAETAEPSGAAVTARPPGAAP; encoded by the coding sequence ATGCCCGAACCCCTCCGCCCCGACCCCGACGCGCTGCTCGCCCAGTGGCGCGGCGAGACGGCGCGCGCCGCGCGGGGCCGCCTGCGCATCTACTTCGGCGCCAACGCCGGTGTCGGCAAGACCTGGGCGATGCTCGTCGCCGCCCGCCGCGAGCACGCCGCCGGCCGCGACGTGCTGATCGGGGTGGTCGAGACGCACGGCCGCGCCGAGACCGCCGCCCTGCTCGAGGGCCTGGCGCGGCTGCCGCTGCGGGAGGTCGCGCGGCGCGGCCACGCGCTGGGCGAGTTCGACCTCGACGCCGCGCTGGCGCGCCGGCCCGAGGTGCTGCTGGTCGACGAGCTGGCGCATTCGAATGCGCCGGGCTCGCGCCATGCCAAGCGCTGGCAGGACGTGCGCGAGCTGCTCGACGCCGGCATCGAGGTATGGTCGGCGCTCAACGTGCAGCACCTGGAGGGCCTGAACGGCACCATCGGCGCCATCACCGGCGTGCGCGTCCAGGAGACGGTGCCCGACCGCGTGCTCGACGAGGCCGACGAGGTGGTGCTGGTCGACGTCACGCCCGACGAGCTCACTGCGAGGCTGGCGGCCGGCAAGGTCTACCTGCCGGCGCAGGCCGAGCGGGCGGCGCGCAACTTCTTCCGCAAGGGCAACCTGATCGCGCTGCGCGAGATCGCCCTGCGGCGTACCGCCGAGCACGTGGAGGACGACATGCGCGGCTGGCGCGTGGCGCAGTCCGGCAGCGCGTCCGGGGACGGGGCCGGCGAGGGCGGCCTGCAGGCCTGGGACACCTCCGGCGCGATCCTGGCGTGCGTCGGCCCGCGCGAGGACGCGGCGCAGACCGTGCGCGCGGCCGCCCGCCTGGCCGCGCGGCTCAACGTGCGCTGGCACGCGGCCTACGTGGAGACGCCCGCCCTGCAGCGCCTGCCGGCGTGGCGGCGCGACCGCATCCTGGCGGTGCTCGAACTCGCGGGCGAGCTGGGCGCGGCGACGGCGGTGCTGACCGGGGCCGACGTGGCCCGCGCCCTGGCCGCCGAGGCCCGGCGCCTGAACTGCGCCACGCTGGTGATCGGACGGCCCGGCGCGGCGACCGGCTGGCGCCGCGCCTGGCCCCGGGCGTCGCTCGCCCGCGCGCTGGCGCGCCGCGCGCCGTCGCTCGACATCGTGGAGGCCGCCACGGCGCCGGACGCGCGCCGGCTCGCCGGCCGCCGCACGGGCGCGCCGGAGGACGCGCCCGACGCGCCCGGAGGGGACACGGACGGCGCCGACGCCGCCGACGGCGCGTCCGGGCGCAGGCACGGCCACGTCTGGGCGGTGGTCGCCGCCGTCGCCGTGACGCTGGTCGCCACGCCGCTGTCGGGCGTGCTGGAGGAGGTCAACATCGTCATGCTGTTCCTGCTGGGCGTGGTCGGCATCGCGATGCGCTTCGGGCGCGGGCCGGCGGCGCTGGCGGCGCTGCTCGACGTGGCCGCCTTCGACTTCTTCTTCGTCACGCCGCGCTGGTCCTTCGCCATCAGCGACGTGCAGTACCTCGTGACCTTCGCCGTCATGCTCGCCGTCGGGCTGCTGGTGGGCCAGCTCACCGCCGGCTTGCGCTTCACCGCGCGCGTGTCGGCGAGCCGCGAGCGGCGCGCGCAGTCGCTGTTCGAGCTGACGCGCGAACTGTCCGGCGCGCTGGAACACGCGCAGGTGGCGGCGCTGGGCGCGGCGGCCGTGCAGCGCCACTTCGGCGGCGCGGCGCGGGTGCTGGTGGCCGACGCGGCCGATCGCCTCGTGCCACCCGAGCCGCTGCCCGAGGGCTTCGACATGGGCGTGGCCGAATGGGCCTTCGCCCAGGGCCGCAGCGCCGGCCTGGGCACCGCCACGCTCGCCGCGCAGCCGTGGCACTGCGTGCCGCTCGCCGCGCCGATGCGGGTGCGCGGCGTGCTGGCGCTGCGCCCGGCGCGGCCGCGCTGGCTGCGCATCCCGGAGCAGGCGCGGCAGCTGGAGACGCTCGCGCGCCAGATCGCCATCGCGCTGGAACGCGTCCACTACGTCGAGGTGGCGCAGCGGGCGGTGGTGGAGATGGAATCGGAGTCGCTGCGCAACACGCTGCTCGCGGCGATCTCGCACGACGTGCGCACGCCGCTGACCGCGCTCGTCGGGCTGGCCGACTCGCTGCAGGCACCGGAAACGGAGACGGCCGGGTCGCCGGCCGACCGCGCGCGCGCGGAGACGGCGCGCGCCATCGTGGCGCAGGCGCGCGCCCTGCATGCGCTGGTGGGCAACCTGCTGGACATGGCGCGCCTGGAGGCCGGCGGCGGCGCCGCCGTGGCGCTCCGGCGCGAATGGCAGTCGGTGGAGGAGGTGGTCGGCGCGGCGATCCGCGTGGCGCGTCCCGCGCTCGGCGAGCGCGTGGTGGCGACCGACCTCGCGCCCGACCTGCCGCTGGTGGAGTTCGACGCCGTGCTGATGGAGCGCGTGCTGGTCAACCTGCTGGAGAACGCCGCGAAGTACGGCGCGCCGCCGATCGTGATCGCGGCGCACGCCACCGACGCCGCCCTGGTGGTCGCGGTGCGCGACCACGGCCCCGGACTGCCGCCGTCGATGCGCGGCCGCGCGCACGCCCTGTTCGACAAGTTCACGCGCGGCCAGGCCGAATCGGCCACGCCGGGCGTCGGCCTCGGCCTGGCCATCTGCAAGGCGATCGTCCAGGCGCACGGCGGCACGATCGCGGCGGCCGACGGCGCGCACGGCGGCGCGGAATTCACCCTCGTCCTGCCGCGCCGCGCGCCGCCCGGCGTCCCGGAGCCGGCCGAGACGGCCGAGCCGTCCGGGGCGGCGGTGACGGCCCGGCCCCCTGGAGCGGCCCCGTGA
- a CDS encoding LysR family transcriptional regulator, whose amino-acid sequence MSAPTDNIHWFLRARLKTRQLLLLSALADEGNIHGAARVLHMTQPAASKLLKDLEDALEVPLFERLPRGMRPTWYGETMIRHAREALASLNMAHEELTALKSGRFGQVGVGAITSPALALLPPAVALVKREQPSLRVVLEIETSPVLIERLRQGRLDILVARFLGEEDKANLRYEPLTGEPVCAVARPGHPLAGQSGLALRDVVGASWIVPPAGSVLRHRFDLMFQEAALTPPFNVVESAALLFITRMLQQSDMLCVMAAEVARYYASHGILEILPLAMPCHMDDFGFITRTDRVLSPGAALLLQALRTASLPVYGRRPEPA is encoded by the coding sequence ATGTCCGCACCAACCGACAACATTCACTGGTTCCTCCGGGCGCGCCTGAAGACGCGCCAGCTGCTGCTGCTCTCGGCCCTGGCCGACGAGGGCAACATCCACGGCGCCGCCCGGGTGCTGCACATGACGCAGCCCGCCGCCTCCAAGCTGCTCAAGGACCTCGAGGACGCGCTGGAGGTGCCGCTGTTCGAGCGCCTGCCGCGCGGCATGCGCCCGACCTGGTACGGCGAGACCATGATCCGCCACGCGCGCGAGGCGCTCGCCAGCCTGAACATGGCGCACGAGGAACTGACCGCGCTCAAGTCCGGGCGCTTCGGCCAGGTGGGGGTGGGGGCCATCACCTCGCCGGCGCTGGCCCTGCTGCCGCCGGCCGTCGCCCTGGTCAAGCGCGAGCAGCCGAGCCTGCGCGTGGTGCTGGAGATCGAGACCAGCCCGGTGCTGATCGAGCGGCTGCGCCAGGGACGCCTGGACATCCTGGTCGCGCGCTTCCTGGGCGAGGAGGACAAGGCCAACCTGCGCTACGAGCCGCTCACGGGCGAGCCGGTGTGCGCGGTGGCGCGCCCGGGCCATCCGCTCGCCGGCCAGAGCGGGCTGGCGCTGCGCGACGTCGTCGGCGCGAGCTGGATCGTGCCGCCGGCGGGCAGCGTGCTGCGCCACCGCTTCGACCTGATGTTCCAGGAGGCGGCCCTCACGCCGCCGTTCAACGTCGTGGAGTCCGCCGCGCTGCTGTTCATCACGCGCATGCTCCAGCAGAGCGACATGCTGTGCGTGATGGCCGCCGAGGTCGCGCGCTACTACGCCTCGCACGGCATCCTGGAGATCCTGCCGCTCGCCATGCCCTGCCACATGGACGACTTCGGCTTCATCACCCGCACCGACCGGGTGCTGTCGCCCGGCGCGGCGCTGCTGCTGCAGGCGCTCCGGACGGCCAGCCTGCCGGTCTACGGCCGGCGGCCCGAGCCGGCCTGA
- a CDS encoding SMP-30/gluconolactonase/LRE family protein produces MNTDRAAPPAPLPLGPPRCVWDAGALLGEGALWSPRLQALWWVDILGRRLHRLRPADGDRASWTFDEEISAVAEFADDAAGAGRDGRAAAPGLLLVTLRRGFATFDPATGETRYRHRPDEPATNRFNDGRCDARGRFWGGTMDFDCVAPAGALYRHDPDGATTRHDAGFAVTNGPTWSADGATMYFNDTVRGTVLAYDFDAVAGTLSNRRPWLRLPRGDGLPDGMTTDAAGRVWIARWGAGCVSCHDPVSASELGRIALPARQITSCAFGGPDLRTLYVTSAATGLDAADRAAQPLAGGLFAIELDGPGRPAHRFGPHAP; encoded by the coding sequence GTGAACACAGACCGCGCCGCGCCGCCCGCTCCCCTCCCCCTCGGCCCGCCGCGCTGCGTGTGGGACGCCGGCGCCCTGCTCGGTGAAGGCGCCCTGTGGTCGCCCCGGCTGCAGGCGCTGTGGTGGGTCGACATCCTCGGCCGGCGGCTGCATCGCCTGCGGCCGGCCGACGGGGACCGCGCCAGCTGGACCTTCGACGAGGAGATCTCGGCGGTGGCCGAGTTCGCCGACGACGCGGCGGGGGCGGGGCGGGACGGCCGCGCGGCCGCGCCGGGCCTGCTGCTGGTCACGCTGCGGCGCGGCTTCGCCACCTTCGACCCGGCGACCGGCGAGACGCGCTACCGCCACCGGCCGGACGAGCCCGCCACCAACCGCTTCAACGACGGCAGGTGCGACGCGCGCGGCCGCTTCTGGGGCGGCACCATGGACTTCGACTGCGTGGCGCCCGCCGGCGCGCTCTACCGCCACGACCCCGACGGCGCCACCACCCGCCACGACGCCGGCTTCGCCGTCACCAACGGCCCGACGTGGTCGGCCGACGGCGCCACGATGTACTTCAACGACACGGTGCGCGGCACCGTGCTGGCCTACGACTTCGACGCCGTCGCCGGCACCCTGTCGAACCGCCGGCCCTGGCTGCGCCTGCCGCGCGGCGACGGCCTGCCCGACGGCATGACGACCGACGCGGCCGGCCGCGTGTGGATCGCGCGCTGGGGCGCCGGCTGCGTGAGCTGCCACGACCCGGTCAGCGCCTCCGAGCTGGGCCGCATCGCGCTGCCGGCACGCCAGATCACCAGTTGCGCCTTCGGCGGCCCCGACCTGCGCACGCTCTACGTCACCAGCGCCGCCACCGGGCTGGACGCCGCCGACCGCGCGGCGCAACCGCTCGCGGGCGGCCTCTTCGCCATCGAGCTCGACGGCCCCGGCCGGCCGGCCCACCGCTTCGGACCCCACGCCCCATGA
- a CDS encoding aldose 1-epimerase: protein MTSPTTHPVTWLRHAGQRLGLVPTLGGGVAAWVREAADGGAPLDLWRPWDGVTPDRYRLASFAMVPWSNRIGGGGFAHDGAFHPMRPNRAGEPYPIHGDGWLQPWTLAQPDDDTMVMALASRRFDGNPHDYDAVQTFRLVEGGLDQRVEVTHRGADPLPYGLGLHPWFPRTAATRVRAPVRGVWRCGADPMPTGHTRELPEGWTLDAGMSAWGGLIDNGFTGWDGHAHVDWPEHRLRLRVAQRAPALGGGAVATEGFCLVYRPPEGPAFCFEPITHPIDAFHLPGRPGLRVLATGESMRLDVAWRFEAL from the coding sequence ATGACCTCCCCGACGACCCATCCTGTCACCTGGCTGCGGCACGCCGGCCAGCGGCTCGGCCTCGTGCCCACGCTCGGCGGCGGGGTCGCCGCCTGGGTCCGCGAGGCGGCCGACGGCGGCGCGCCGCTGGACCTCTGGCGGCCCTGGGACGGCGTCACGCCCGACCGCTACCGGCTGGCCTCGTTCGCGATGGTGCCGTGGTCCAACCGCATCGGCGGCGGCGGCTTCGCGCACGACGGCGCGTTCCATCCCATGCGCCCGAACCGCGCGGGCGAGCCCTACCCGATCCACGGCGACGGCTGGCTGCAGCCGTGGACGCTCGCGCAGCCGGACGACGACACGATGGTCATGGCGCTGGCCTCGCGCCGCTTCGACGGCAACCCCCACGACTACGACGCGGTGCAGACCTTCCGCCTGGTCGAGGGCGGGCTCGACCAGCGCGTGGAAGTCACCCACCGGGGCGCCGACCCGCTGCCCTACGGCCTGGGCCTGCACCCCTGGTTCCCGCGCACCGCGGCCACGCGCGTGCGGGCGCCGGTGCGCGGCGTCTGGCGATGCGGCGCCGACCCGATGCCGACCGGGCACACGCGCGAGCTGCCCGAGGGCTGGACGCTGGACGCCGGCATGTCGGCCTGGGGCGGGCTGATCGACAACGGCTTCACCGGCTGGGACGGCCACGCGCACGTCGACTGGCCCGAGCACCGGCTGCGGCTGCGCGTCGCGCAGCGCGCGCCGGCCCTCGGCGGCGGCGCCGTCGCCACCGAAGGTTTCTGCCTGGTCTACCGGCCACCGGAGGGACCGGCCTTCTGCTTCGAACCGATCACCCATCCCATCGACGCCTTCCACCTGCCGGGACGGCCCGGCCTGCGCGTGCTGGCCACGGGCGAGTCGATGCGGCTGGACGTCGCCTGGCGCTTCGAGGCGCTCTAG
- the kdpE gene encoding two-component system response regulator KdpE codes for MNPPVAIVVEDEPQIRRFVRGALEAEGWQVHEAGSLREGTAAVGTRSPDLVVLDLGLPDGDGIDLIRDVRGWSAVPIIVLSARIDEADKIAALDAGADDYLTKPFGTGELLARVRANLRRRQGAAGGASAEAGGDVVFRFGEVEVDRLARVVRRRGAEVHLTPTEYRLLTALVANPGRVLTQRQLLRDVWGPSHVDQGHYLRVYMGHLRQKLEADPAQPRHLLTETAVGYRLVV; via the coding sequence GTGAACCCGCCCGTCGCCATCGTCGTCGAGGACGAACCGCAGATCCGCCGTTTCGTGCGCGGCGCCCTGGAGGCCGAGGGCTGGCAGGTGCACGAGGCGGGGTCGCTGCGCGAGGGCACGGCGGCCGTCGGCACGCGCTCGCCCGACCTGGTGGTGCTGGACCTGGGCCTGCCCGACGGCGACGGCATCGACCTGATCCGCGACGTCCGCGGCTGGTCGGCGGTGCCGATCATCGTGCTGTCGGCGCGCATCGACGAGGCCGACAAGATCGCCGCCCTGGACGCGGGCGCCGACGACTACCTGACCAAGCCCTTCGGCACCGGCGAGCTGCTGGCGCGCGTGCGGGCCAACCTGCGCCGCCGGCAGGGCGCCGCCGGCGGCGCATCGGCCGAGGCCGGCGGCGACGTCGTGTTCCGCTTCGGCGAGGTCGAGGTCGACCGCCTCGCCCGGGTGGTGCGCCGCCGGGGCGCCGAGGTCCACCTGACCCCGACCGAGTACCGGCTGCTGACCGCGCTGGTGGCCAACCCGGGCCGGGTGCTCACCCAGCGCCAGCTGCTGCGCGACGTGTGGGGCCCCTCCCACGTCGACCAGGGCCATTACCTGCGCGTCTACATGGGCCACCTGCGGCAGAAGCTGGAGGCCGACCCGGCCCAGCCACGGCACCTGCTCACGGAGACCGCCGTGGGCTACCGCCTCGTCGTCTGA
- a CDS encoding SDR family oxidoreductase, with product MNEETTPGATGAGAGDAPSPSATHPSLRGRAVFVTGGGSGIGAAIVRAFAAQGARVAFVDIAEAPSRALAAAVEAAGDPAPWWRACDVRDVAALQAAIAEAAEALGDFAVLVNNVASDDRHTLESVTPGYYDDRMAINERPAFFAIQAVVAGMRRRGAGSVINLGSTGWQGKGAGYPCYAIAKSSVNGLTRGLARTLGRDRIRINTVSPGWVMTERQIALWLDEEGERELQRNQCLPDKLQPHDIARMVLFLASDDAAMCTAQEFTVDAGWV from the coding sequence ATGAACGAAGAGACAACGCCCGGAGCCACCGGCGCCGGCGCGGGCGACGCGCCTTCCCCTTCCGCCACCCATCCGAGCCTGCGCGGCCGCGCGGTCTTCGTCACCGGCGGGGGCAGCGGCATCGGCGCGGCGATCGTGCGGGCGTTCGCCGCGCAGGGCGCGCGGGTCGCCTTCGTCGACATCGCCGAGGCGCCCAGCCGCGCGCTCGCCGCCGCCGTCGAGGCCGCCGGCGACCCCGCGCCGTGGTGGCGCGCGTGCGACGTGCGCGACGTCGCGGCGCTGCAGGCCGCGATCGCGGAGGCGGCCGAGGCGCTCGGCGACTTCGCCGTGCTGGTCAACAACGTGGCGAGCGACGACCGCCACACGCTCGAATCGGTCACGCCCGGCTACTACGACGACCGCATGGCCATCAACGAGCGGCCGGCCTTCTTCGCCATCCAGGCGGTGGTGGCGGGCATGCGCCGGCGGGGCGCGGGGTCGGTGATCAACCTGGGCTCGACCGGCTGGCAGGGCAAGGGCGCGGGCTACCCGTGCTACGCCATCGCCAAGTCGTCGGTCAACGGCCTCACGCGCGGGCTGGCGCGCACGCTGGGACGCGACCGCATCCGCATCAACACGGTCTCGCCCGGCTGGGTCATGACCGAGCGCCAGATCGCGTTGTGGCTCGACGAGGAGGGCGAGCGCGAACTGCAGCGCAACCAGTGCCTGCCCGACAAGCTGCAGCCGCACGACATCGCGCGCATGGTGCTGTTCCTGGCCTCCGACGACGCGGCGATGTGCACGGCGCAGGAGTTCACGGTCGACGCCGGCTGGGTCTAG
- the kdpC gene encoding potassium-transporting ATPase subunit KdpC, whose translation MTSILRPALVLLALFSALTGLLYPLAVAGVARAAFPAQAAGSLIERDGRVVGSRLIGQSFTEPRHFWGRPSATAPAPYDANASGGANLGPLNPALVEAVRGRVAALRAADPGNTAPVPVDLVTTSASGLDPDISPAAARYQIARVARARGLPVERVAALVERGTEPRWAGVLGEPRVNVLALNLALDALR comes from the coding sequence ATGACCTCCATCCTCCGTCCCGCGCTCGTGCTGCTCGCGCTGTTCAGCGCGCTCACCGGCCTGCTCTATCCGCTGGCCGTCGCGGGTGTCGCGCGCGCCGCCTTCCCCGCCCAGGCCGCCGGCAGCCTGATCGAGCGCGACGGCCGCGTCGTCGGCTCGCGCCTGATCGGCCAGTCGTTCACCGAGCCCCGGCACTTCTGGGGCCGGCCCTCGGCGACGGCGCCGGCGCCCTACGACGCGAACGCGTCCGGCGGCGCCAACCTGGGGCCGCTCAACCCGGCGCTGGTGGAGGCCGTGCGAGGCCGCGTCGCGGCGCTGCGTGCGGCCGATCCGGGCAACACGGCGCCGGTGCCGGTGGACCTGGTGACGACCTCGGCGAGCGGGCTGGACCCGGACATCAGCCCGGCCGCCGCGCGCTACCAGATCGCCCGCGTCGCCCGTGCGCGGGGCCTGCCGGTGGAGCGGGTCGCGGCGCTGGTCGAGCGCGGGACCGAGCCGCGCTGGGCCGGCGTGCTGGGCGAGCCCCGCGTCAACGTGCTGGCGCTGAACCTGGCGCTCGACGCCCTGCGCTGA